The following proteins are encoded in a genomic region of Arachis stenosperma cultivar V10309 chromosome 4, arast.V10309.gnm1.PFL2, whole genome shotgun sequence:
- the LOC130974766 gene encoding uncharacterized protein LOC130974766: protein MVPLKRWHRDNFGDMDNMINKFEEIKKLDDMVSAGTYDGTVEARREALVSCCAKWYVRKEIHWKHLSRSQHARDMDKNTRYFHNLASARRRNNRIDALLINGSLVRNQARIKVAIRGFYKELYRQEYAPMIRFRDGLVKQIDEDEVAASEVLSSAEKIKEAVLDCESTKALGSDGYNMNFIKKR from the coding sequence ATGGTACCGCTGAAAAGATGGCATAGGGATAATTTTGGGGATATGGACAACATGATAAATAAGTTTGAAGAGATCAAGAAGCTTGATGATATGGTTAGTGCTGGTACTTATGATGGAACAGTGGAGGCTCGACGGGAGGCTTTGGTGAGTTGTTGTGCGAAGTGGTATGTCAGAAAAGAGATTCATTGGAAGCATTTGTCTCGATCTCAACATGCTAGGGACATGGACAAGAATACTAGATACTTTCATAACCTAGCATCGGCTAGAAGGAGGAACAACAGAATTGATGCTTTGTTAATCAATGGAAGCCTAGTGCGAAACCAGGCCAGAATAAAGGTTGCGATTAGAGGATTTTATAAAGAGTTGTATCGGCAAGAATATGCTCCTATGATTAGGTTCCGTGATGGGTTGGTAAAGCAAATTGATGAAGATGAGGTAGCAGCATCAGAGGTACTGTCATCGGCTGAGAAAATCAAAGAGGCAGTTTTGGATTGTGAGTCGACTAAAGCTCTAGGTAGTGATGGATATAATATGAATTTCATTAAAAAGCGTTGA